DNA sequence from the Bubalus bubalis isolate 160015118507 breed Murrah chromosome 24, NDDB_SH_1, whole genome shotgun sequence genome:
GGCTGGAGCCTGACCCAAGGTTCAGGTTCCCGGCTGGTCAAGCAGGAGAAGCGTTTCCAGACTCGTCTGATGCCTAGATGACGAGCGTGCTAATTACAGGCTGCTATGGGTCGAGGCGGCTCCAGCCCAGCGGCACTTGCGTCGGCCCGTGCGCCCGGCCAGGCGCCGCTTCTCCAGGAGCTGTCGCCCCCATCATTCCCAGGTGCTGCTGACCCCCCAACACATCTCTTCTACTCCGGCGTCTGTGTCCCCACACCTGCCATGACCTGTGTCACCCCTCGGGCCCTCTCATGTGGGTGGacaggcctttcccttctcctgttgGTCAGCTGCTTTCTGGCCTTTAAAGCGTCCGTGCAAGCCCTCCAAGTGCAGACGCCAGGCAGGGTCTTCTCAGGAGAAAGGCCAGGGCTGAGAGCGAGCAGCAAGGAGGTGGGACCCAGAGCCCCCAGCCAGATGTGGCCGCCGAAGAGCCCTGAGCTGCCCGGCATGGATCTGCCTGTTTCCCCTGGTGGAGGCCTGGCTCCCAGGTCCCTCAAGCTCCCCACACAGGGGCATCTGCAGCGCTCTAGGAAGTCTGGTGGACCCTTGTATGACTGCCTGGCCCTCCTGACACAGGTCACCGGGTCACCCCACAGCTGGTGTGTGCCTGTGGGTTTACCCGACGGTCCTGAGGGGCTGTGAACGTGCCTCCCCGGGGGCCCTGGCATCTGCTGAGGGAACGAGCCTTTAAACAAGGCTGTCTTCTGTCCCATGCTCAGCAACCCCACTCGAGTCCTTCTCAGGTTAGACCAGCAGCATGGTCTCGCCATCACCGGTCCCCGACAGCCCTAACGTCCCAGTTTGAGCTTCTGCCCCCTGGCCGTTCCCACAAGCACCCACACCGGTGGCGGGATGCACCTCTACCCTCTGTCTTTAAGCACGTGGCTCTGGAAGCTAGGGTGCCAGTCCATCGAGAGGCCTCGAGCGGCGTCTGGGCAACAGAAGGATCAGAAAAGCCACGGAAGAGGAGCAGGATGAGGGAGGGGGCAGAGTCAGCTCCTGGAGCTGTCTCACTGTGTGAACCTCAGATTGAGCTTTTGCCAAATATGTTTTCCTCCCCGCAGCTGTTCACTGCAATGAACGTATGTCGTGTGCCTGACATTTCTCAGCATTGTTAAGAAGAATGGTAAGGTATTTGAggatatgcatttatttttaataataaaaaaaacttccCCCAACAATTGAGGGCCATGGCTCATTTGTCACTTCTCACACACGTGAGGCTCTGGACCTGGGGAGGAGGACTCGCAACCTTCTCAGGACGTGCTTCCTGTCCCTCCACAGGGGCCGTCAGCCTCCAAACCAAGGCCAGCCCGAGGcgtctgtgtttcttccagccagaGAGCTCCTCCTTCTAACCAAAGGAGCGCCTTCAGATCCTTGAGAAGGTGTCTGAGTTGGCGCATGGCCCTCCCGGGTGGCAGGGGCGGCCACGCCAGGGTCACCACACCTGGCACATCTGGATCGCCTCCTTCAGGGCCTCCACCACCTCCATGCTCTTGTCCTTCACGGCCAGGGCGAGGAGGACAGCTCTGTTTCCAGCTTCTTGAGACACAAATGCCACCAGGTTTTTCGCGAAGACATGGACGAGCGGCTGAAGAGGGAAGGGGAGACCACTGTAACTGAAGGAGACCTGCTTTCTTCTTAATGGCTTCACCCAGTGCCTCTCAGGAGCCCAGGCCAGCTTCCGGATCCTCTCTCTCCTGGTTCTCTCTACTCTGGAAGGGCCGTGAGAGTCCACAGAGGGAAAGCCTGTCAGACCTCACAGATGACCTTTCCTGAACGGGGCAGAACAGGCTCTCACTATCATGAGGTACTATGATGGGGTCAAATTGTGGCACAGGCTTGCATTACAAAACAATGCCTCTGCATGTGTCTGATAAAATGCTGATGGGCTGCATGCAGCAGGTGGACACCCTCCAATTATCTGCGGGCCCCACGCAGTGCTGCCCTGGGCTGTGGTGGCGGGGGGACAGGGGTGCGCTTGCCTACCGGATGCTCCACATCCTGACAAAGTACGGGCACTGGGAGCCCTTCCCAGCCCATTACCTCATCCTTCCCGAGGAGGACTTTGGTGGTCAGCACAGGCTTGCCGACGTCACTAGTCACACTGCTGGGCTCCAGGGAGACCAGGGTACCCATCTTCCCCAGCTGGGTCACCACCACCAGGATGTGGCTGCTGAAGGCCGTGCAGACCACCTGGGTGGGGACTCCGCACACCACCGCAGTCTTCTGCTTGGACGTCAGCAAGGGTTTACCTTCCATTGCGGAGTCTGCTCGGTAGCACCTTACatttatcttaagaaaaaaaaaagtaaatcaatcGATGGCAGATAGCCTGGGAGCTCCAGAATAAACACTATTTGGCAttaaaagagaaacacaagttggCCCATTCAAAAGCCTGTCTGTTCGCCCACACAGGCTTTATTCGCCCGAAACTTTCTGgattcactcacacacacagaggtacCCAGGCTGGATGTCAAAGAATGCTTCTCCCTGTGGAGGCAGACTAGGGCTCTTCTTCCCCGCGCGagggccccgccccaccccgagGGCCCTCCCTGAGTCCCGGCGGCCCGCCCTCGCAGGGGGAGTAGGCGCCGCAGGTTCGGAAACCCGGCGGAGCAGCGGGCCGCGCCTCCGCGGCCCCTCCGGTCCGCCCACTAATCGTTTCCTGCGTTTGGGGAAACCGTGGGTCccacagaagcagcagcaccCCGACCACAGCGCGAGGACGAGGGCGGCGGGGGCCAGGCGGAGCCCCCGGGGGCGCCCAGCCTCTCCGCCCGGCTCCAGCCCCGCGAGACGCCCACTACGCCGCCACCCGCCATGCCGCCCTCGCTCACCGCGCCGCGCCCGGAAGTGGCGCACGCAGGCGCCGCGGGCCCGCCCCCGACAGGCCCCGCCCCGCGAGCGCCgagccctcccccccccccccgccggaAGTGCAGCCCGCGGGACTTCCGGCTCCCGCCGCGGCTTGGGACTCTGTGCTGTGGGGTTCCGCGCGCCCGGGCAGGGAGGGCTGGGCGCCATGTTTGCGGAAAGGGGCTGCAGCAGCAACCCGCGGGCCTGTCGGCCGCTGGCCCTCAGACGAGGGGCGTCTGACTTCTCCAGAAGGGCGTCATCGCGCCCTCCTGAGGGAGACTCTGCAGCTCTGTGGTTGAGGAACCTCAGAAACAGGGTTTCTGGCCCGTTGGCCATGGGTTCCTGGACCTTCAAGGAAGCACGGGGAGCTGAGAGAAAAGCAGGGCTGGACGTCACTTTAAGCGCCGAAAACATCCCCGTCAGGACCCTTGACGTAGGGCGCAAGAGACCTCAGTGTGGGGCCCTCTGGGTTCATCCCAAATgcctgttgactgaaaaaaaacacACGACCTAAAAGTCGGGAGTTACGTTTTATTCcttggacaaaactgaggacttaagcccaggacGCAGCATCTCGGATAGCTGAGGGAATGCCCCGAAGAGGTGAGGGAGGAGCCAGGGTTTATAAGGGtgtttgcaacaaagaccaggtagtcCGAAAGTCAGAAGATTGCTTAATACCGGAAAACCAGGCATCTCCAGGAATTCAGCGCTTTCCTCCgttcctttgatgtgcacctcAGCTTCCCGGGGCCAGCGTCCCGTGCTTTCTCACCCGAGTCCCCTCGGTGCACCGTCGGGCAGCTGTGATGTGACGGCTTGTAGGTTGCAACATCCTTTGCTTACTGATAGAGCAGGTGACATTTTTCACTTAGAGCCGCAGGAACCAGTGGGGATTTACAGCCAAGGTTCAGGATAGGGTCAGTGGGTGGGAAATTACTAAGAGGAAAGCGGGGTGGGGGGTTTCTAGGCAGGAAAACCCAGCAGAATTCCTGCTGGAGGCTGGCCAGGGTGGCCTCAGACCACCTGGGGGACAGTGGGGGATGAGGAACTGGTTAGACATTGGCGGTTACCAGACAtgcgggatggggtggggggcagttctTACTAAGACtggaaaatgcagagacatcGCAGAAGTCCAAAAGTGAGTGCCTAGTTGGGAAAGAgttcagagggacttccctggtggtccagtggataagactgtgctcccagtgcagggttccattcctggtcggggaacgagatcccacatgctgtggctAAGCCCAGgcgctgcagtgaagacccagcacagccaagattaaataaactgtggcagagaattttttaaaaaacagttaagGGAGTAGAGTCTGGTCTAGGAGAGAATCTTTGTCAGTATGCTCTGCCTGGCAGTAAcaaaagccttttttaaaaaaaaaaaatcttttgggggcttccctgggggctcagtggtaaagaatctgcctgtcagtgcaggagacaggtcCAATTCGTGGTCCGGAAAGAGTCGACATCCGGAGAGGCAGCTCTGCCTGTGCACAGCTTCTTAGCCTGTGCTCCGAAACCCAcaaggagagaagccaccacgatgagaagcccatgcaccatggCTAGAGAGTATCCGCCACTCGCTGCAGCTAGAAAGAAGTCCTGGCGGCAACGAAGGCCCACACAGCAAAATGCATACACTTGAAAGTCACTGAGACTGTAGAAACCGCTTTTGGTtgcaccacgtggcatgtgggaccttagttccctgaccagggattgaacccacgtctgctgcattggaagtgcggagtcttaaccactggccctctCGGGAACTCCCTGACTAAGGCCTTTGAGCCCCTCTAGGTGTGCCAGGCGCCTCTGCCCTCACAAGCCCCTCTGGGCCAGCCGTCCACGGCCGAGGGGGTGATGACAGCTGACGCTTATTTGGCGCTTAGTGTGTGCCAGGAGTTGTGCTCAGTGCTTTCCTACAGTGACGTGTTTAATCTCAACCCCACTGAGTAGACACGTTACCATCCCCGTCGTATAGACGGTATGTTCAGGCTCACCGGACtcgcccaaggccacacagctgagaGGGGCAGGATCTGGGCTTCCGAACTTTACTCTTGATTACTGGTCTCACGATGCGCACGCCCAGGTAAAGGGGAAGAGCAGGGGCAGTGCTGTCCTGCAGCAGGATAACTTCTGGTCCCCCCAGGGGTCTGAGAgccccccacaccccctgcacgCATCTCTCTCTGAGCTGAAGTGGTGTTGGCAGAGGAGGGTCTTGTGCTGACCCTGCAGTAATCAGAGTCTTGAGCCTCTCCCTGAAGAGATGAACACCCCCTGAGGAACCTGTCCGTCTTCCTGATGGCCTGTCACAGCAGACTCCCCCCGGCCTGGTCTGTCCACATCACTTAACCCCTTAGGAAGCCCTgttgtcatgtccagctctgcgaccccgtggactgtagcccactagacgcctctgtccatgggatttcacaggcaagaataccggggtgagttttcctcctccagggggtcttcctgacccagggattgaaaccgtgccttctgccttagcaggcagactaccgctgagccacctgggaagccctgggtggCACCCTCCTATCCTTACTGCTTTTTCTCAGGGTTTAATAACTCCGTGCACAATCCAAGTTTTGTCAAATGAAGCATGCTCCTTGCACAGTGATTTCTGGTGGCATGAAAGAAAAAGGCTTGTCTGCAAAAAATGATCAAGACAGACATAAAAGTCAAGAGAAACCTTGTATTTTGAGCTTTTTTTGCAGCCAGTTCACCAAGGGAAAGAttaggagaaagtgaaagtgaagtcgctcagtcgtgtctgactcttagcgaccccatggattgcagccttccaggctcctccatccatgggattttccaggcaagagtactggagtggggtgccattgccttctccgaatattcaAAAGAAGAAGCATACAGTTTCTCAGGCGGGTCTACGTTTTTGTTGGCTCTAAATTTAAACACCCATCCATCCACACGTGCCTCAAAAGCCAATTTCCAATGTATTGCCGTGTGAAACCTGTAaaaggttcatttatttttattcaccaATTCATGCATTCTCTCTCTGAAGGCAAATAGGTACAAGAAATCTGACCCCCCCGAAAAAAGCccacccaaaacaaaacaaaaccccccaaGTCTGGAATAAGCTTATCACTTTTATTAAAGAGATGCTGAAGAACAAAGTAGAtagttttttaaagattctttttgatgaccattttttaagtctctgTTGAATTTGTTgtaatattacttctgttttatgtcttagATTTTTgctgtgaggcttgtgggatcttagcttcctgaccagggatagaacccacagcccctgtgttggaaggtgaactcttatttttgttggactgccagggacgtcCCTAAACTGGATAATGTTTTTATGATGGCATTCTT
Encoded proteins:
- the PSMG3 gene encoding proteasome assembly chaperone 3; this translates as MEGKPLLTSKQKTAVVCGVPTQVVCTAFSSHILVVVTQLGKMGTLVSLEPSSVTSDVGKPVLTTKVLLGKDEPLVHVFAKNLVAFVSQEAGNRAVLLALAVKDKSMEVVEALKEAIQMCQVW